One region of uncultured Methanolobus sp. genomic DNA includes:
- a CDS encoding DUF4367 domain-containing protein, which produces MKLKLLIALILLGAVLLSGCTEDDITVEKITEEMQEKQDALDDYSATVRIEVTDGSDTQVMMYEILQKNPDKSKKTMILPQEEAGTIIVNNSGQSWRYDPEDDVYQIYDGPGMPGEDDQIDYSGIIEYYLNEADVSFVKVEDYEGRKSYVLLSKISEDKSSDWYYLAPELKVWIDNETWMPLKLEATDNKKYGFRGVIEYHDFKVNTGIADEEFEVPEGIEVVISKWYSDPQYLTLEEASRISNFEILTPSYLPEEYELSKVLVDNEAYKAAGEDGTFVLITYSKSGESAIYLSEEFNENKNIVRVPTIASDEETERIEINGKKGELTAYIYHDSMLDMEVNGARIVISMYPGDRDELIKMAESMQ; this is translated from the coding sequence ATGAAGCTAAAATTATTGATTGCATTAATATTACTGGGAGCTGTTCTGTTATCCGGTTGTACTGAAGATGATATAACAGTTGAAAAAATCACAGAAGAAATGCAGGAAAAACAGGATGCTCTGGACGATTATTCTGCCACTGTCCGGATTGAGGTCACCGATGGAAGTGATACACAGGTCATGATGTACGAGATACTGCAAAAAAACCCGGATAAATCTAAAAAGACCATGATACTTCCCCAGGAAGAAGCCGGAACAATAATAGTTAATAACAGTGGACAAAGCTGGAGATATGATCCTGAAGACGACGTATACCAGATATACGACGGACCTGGAATGCCCGGAGAAGATGACCAGATTGACTATTCAGGTATAATTGAATATTACCTGAATGAAGCAGATGTAAGTTTTGTGAAAGTTGAGGACTATGAAGGTCGCAAGTCATATGTGCTCCTTTCTAAGATAAGTGAAGACAAAAGCAGTGACTGGTATTACCTGGCTCCTGAACTAAAAGTCTGGATAGATAATGAGACATGGATGCCGCTTAAACTGGAAGCTACCGACAACAAGAAATACGGATTCAGGGGAGTGATAGAATATCACGATTTCAAAGTCAATACAGGAATTGCAGATGAAGAGTTTGAGGTTCCTGAAGGTATAGAAGTGGTAATATCAAAATGGTATTCAGACCCACAATATCTTACACTGGAAGAAGCCAGCAGAATATCAAATTTCGAGATACTTACACCTTCCTACCTACCGGAGGAATATGAGTTATCAAAAGTGCTTGTTGATAATGAAGCTTACAAGGCGGCCGGTGAAGACGGTACTTTTGTCTTAATTACATATTCAAAAAGTGGAGAGTCCGCCATTTATCTCTCTGAAGAGTTCAATGAAAATAAGAATATCGTCAGGGTACCCACAATTGCATCGGATGAAGAAACTGAAAGAATTGAGATTAACGGAAAAAAAGGAGAGTTGACTGCATATATCTATCATGACAGTATGCTAGATATGGAAGTGAACGGTGCCAGAATAGTAATCTCAATGTATCCAGGCGACAGAGATGAATTGATAAAAATGGCAGAGTCAATGCAATAA
- a CDS encoding DUF4367 domain-containing protein, with protein MAVKLLVTMLLIGVFLIGMSYSVNRYEGGIFPPQENCNITFEQAQQISNNSIMIPSYLPEGYEMQSMCLVNGTSSGPDFSGYSQLTYTSVNGAFFVEEDFSGTKEFTFEAPASDDDVKVEKLTIGDHEGELRILHNETRKVSWDADGIRISVSSHNLEKNELVRIAESVN; from the coding sequence ATGGCAGTAAAATTGCTAGTAACAATGTTGCTAATCGGAGTTTTTTTGATAGGGATGTCGTATAGCGTAAACAGATACGAGGGAGGCATATTTCCCCCTCAGGAGAACTGTAATATTACATTTGAACAGGCACAACAGATTTCCAATAACAGTATCATGATACCGTCCTACCTGCCTGAAGGATATGAGATGCAGAGCATGTGTTTGGTTAATGGCACATCGTCAGGCCCGGATTTTAGTGGTTATTCCCAATTGACCTATACAAGCGTAAATGGTGCTTTTTTTGTAGAGGAGGACTTCTCCGGGACAAAGGAATTCACTTTTGAAGCCCCGGCATCAGATGATGATGTCAAAGTTGAAAAACTGACAATCGGTGATCATGAAGGTGAACTACGGATACTCCACAATGAGACAAGGAAGGTCTCCTGGGATGCTGATGGTATTAGAATCTCGGTTTCATCCCATAACCTTGAAAAGAATGAACTGGTGAGAATTGCAGAGTCTGTGAACTGA
- a CDS encoding AarF/ABC1/UbiB kinase family protein, protein MKQRKIHRYSMIRRYGKIIDALIKYEFGYIVDRMGLRNLRPLRSRIRRREKVLKETDTVPTKARMMLEELGPAYIKLGQILSMRQDLIPPEYANEFSKLQDDVQPFGMGEVEKLIREELGSETKDLFGYFEPVPIAAASIGQVHRAKLKSGEDVVVKVQRPGIRKIINSDLDIMYSIASFAEEHLPEARLYKPVGIVEEFERSIKAEMDYTQEGRNADHFARNFRDNPRIYIPKVYWDCTSTKVLTLEFIDGVKSSSFEELNSMGADRQGVAIDVLKAFMKQIYDDGFFHADLHPGNVFIMKDGRIALLDFGMAGFLSQDMRNLLIDDLIAITRGDTVLYIELLRELGSIDENTDLSALKMDIDQLIYKYYGRPLRQLNTALILEEMINLLRKYQVRVPSNIALLSKGAMTAESFGSLMDPDINLAVIAEPFAKKAIKDRLRLTNIAGSTYRDASNWARVLHKAPIKIGHILDIAERGYLKLRFDPHGFNRVVSEIDAASNRLSFSLIISAIIVGSSFIIQTGMEPHIWGVPLLGVIGFLMAGFLGMWLVIYILRTGRI, encoded by the coding sequence ATGAAACAGAGAAAGATCCACAGGTATTCAATGATCAGGAGATATGGAAAGATCATTGATGCGCTCATAAAATATGAATTCGGCTATATTGTAGACCGAATGGGCCTTCGCAATCTCAGGCCACTAAGGTCGCGTATCAGGAGAAGGGAAAAAGTCCTCAAGGAAACTGATACCGTCCCGACGAAAGCCAGGATGATGCTGGAAGAGCTTGGCCCTGCCTATATAAAACTTGGACAAATTCTCAGCATGCGTCAGGACCTTATACCTCCTGAATATGCAAATGAGTTCTCAAAGCTCCAGGACGATGTCCAGCCATTTGGAATGGGTGAAGTGGAAAAGCTCATCAGGGAAGAACTTGGTTCTGAAACGAAAGATCTTTTTGGGTATTTTGAACCGGTACCCATTGCAGCAGCATCCATCGGGCAGGTTCACCGTGCAAAATTAAAAAGTGGCGAAGATGTTGTTGTGAAGGTTCAGAGACCAGGCATAAGGAAGATAATAAATTCCGACCTGGATATCATGTACAGTATTGCATCTTTTGCAGAAGAACATCTTCCGGAAGCAAGACTGTACAAGCCTGTTGGAATTGTAGAAGAGTTTGAACGCTCCATAAAAGCTGAAATGGACTACACCCAGGAAGGCAGGAATGCCGATCATTTTGCACGCAACTTCAGGGATAACCCACGGATATATATTCCTAAAGTCTACTGGGACTGTACCAGTACAAAAGTGCTCACACTTGAATTTATAGATGGGGTCAAAAGCAGTTCTTTTGAAGAACTCAACAGCATGGGAGCTGACAGGCAGGGAGTAGCCATTGATGTCCTGAAAGCGTTCATGAAACAGATATATGATGATGGTTTTTTCCATGCTGACCTTCATCCTGGAAACGTATTCATCATGAAAGATGGCAGGATCGCGCTTCTCGACTTTGGCATGGCAGGATTTTTGTCCCAGGATATGCGCAACCTGCTAATCGATGACCTGATAGCCATTACAAGAGGAGATACAGTCCTTTACATTGAGCTTCTCAGAGAACTGGGTTCTATTGATGAGAACACGGACCTTTCGGCACTTAAAATGGATATCGATCAGTTGATCTACAAATATTATGGCAGACCTCTGCGGCAGCTGAACACTGCACTGATACTTGAAGAAATGATCAACCTCCTGAGGAAGTATCAGGTAAGAGTACCATCTAATATCGCACTGCTTTCCAAGGGAGCAATGACTGCAGAGAGCTTTGGAAGCCTTATGGACCCGGACATTAATCTTGCAGTAATAGCAGAACCTTTTGCAAAGAAAGCAATAAAAGACAGACTAAGGCTTACCAATATTGCAGGAAGCACATATAGGGATGCCAGTAACTGGGCACGGGTCCTCCATAAAGCACCGATAAAGATAGGACATATACTTGACATTGCAGAAAGGGGATACCTCAAACTGCGTTTTGATCCCCACGGATTTAACAGGGTCGTATCAGAAATTGATGCTGCAAGTAACCGTCTTTCATTCAGCCTTATTATCTCAGCCATAATAGTCGGTTCATCGTTTATCATACAAACCGGCATGGAACCGCACATATGGGGAGTCCCCCTGCTAGGGGTTATCGGTTTTCTCATGGCAGGATTCCTTGGAATGTGGCTTGTTATCTATATTCTGAGGACCGGAAGGATATAA
- a CDS encoding DUF128 domain-containing protein — translation MTDPNVERKLVEIMRIINENDKPLGARLIADELHNRGYAIGERAVRYHLRILDERGFTKKHGYIGRTITERGKKELNDALISDRFGFVITKIEELIYKANYDLETGKGNVIVNITNIDKNDYDNATDIIKYAMDHGATISPRVGILEEDTDLDIYVPDGKVAIATVCSITFDGLLLNNGIPVVPVFGGLMQMEDYSPAGFLDLISYNGTSIDPIKIFLRRKATSILEAIDTGNGKMLANVRQIPASAATRAEEILKVANEHDISGHLSIGDPGEDVLYAPIERGKIGIPVMVGINSVAAVEEAGMQVDTHPVSAVMEYSKMKKL, via the coding sequence ATGACAGATCCAAACGTTGAAAGAAAGCTTGTTGAGATCATGCGTATCATTAATGAAAACGACAAGCCTTTAGGTGCACGCCTTATCGCTGATGAGCTCCATAACCGTGGTTATGCAATAGGAGAAAGGGCCGTCAGGTATCATTTGCGGATACTGGATGAACGAGGCTTTACCAAGAAGCATGGTTACATCGGGCGCACTATAACTGAACGTGGGAAAAAGGAACTGAATGATGCGCTTATCAGTGACAGGTTCGGTTTTGTTATCACCAAAATAGAGGAACTGATCTACAAGGCAAACTATGATCTTGAAACCGGCAAAGGAAATGTGATAGTCAATATTACCAACATCGATAAGAACGACTATGACAACGCTACTGATATTATAAAATATGCCATGGACCATGGTGCTACTATCAGCCCGAGAGTTGGAATCCTTGAGGAAGACACTGACCTTGATATTTATGTCCCGGATGGTAAAGTTGCAATCGCAACTGTATGTAGTATAACCTTTGATGGATTGCTCCTGAACAATGGGATTCCTGTTGTACCGGTTTTCGGGGGGCTCATGCAGATGGAGGATTATTCACCTGCAGGATTCCTGGACCTTATATCATACAATGGAACATCTATTGATCCTATCAAGATCTTCCTGAGGCGAAAAGCAACATCCATTCTTGAAGCCATAGACACAGGAAACGGAAAGATGCTGGCAAATGTCCGACAGATTCCTGCATCAGCTGCCACAAGAGCGGAAGAAATACTAAAGGTTGCAAATGAACATGACATTTCCGGCCATTTGAGCATAGGCGATCCCGGGGAAGATGTACTCTACGCACCGATTGAAAGAGGAAAAATAGGAATTCCCGTAATGGTAGGAATTAATTCGGTTGCTGCCGTTGAGGAAGCGGGCATGCAGGTAGACACTCATCCTGTATCTGCAGTTATGGAATACAGCAAAATGAAAAAGCTCTGA